From the Rhinolophus sinicus isolate RSC01 linkage group LG02, ASM3656204v1, whole genome shotgun sequence genome, one window contains:
- the FMNL3 gene encoding formin-like protein 3 isoform X4 yields the protein MGNLESAEGGAGEPPSVSLLPPPGKMPMPEPCELEERFALVLSSMNLPPDKARLLRQYDNEKKWDLICDQERFQVKNPPHTYIQKLQSFLDPSVTRKKFRRRVQESTKVLRELEISLRTNHIGWVREFLNDENKGLDVLVDYLSFAQCSVMYSTLPGRRALKNSRLVSQKDDVHVCILCLRAIMNYQYGFNLVMSHPHAVNEIALSLNNKNPRTKALVLELLAAVCLVRGGHEIILAAFDNFKEVCKELHRFEKLMEYFRNEDSNIDFMVACMQFINIVVHSVEDMNFRVHLQYEFTKLGLEDFLQKSRHTESEKLQVQIQAYLDNVFDVGGLLEDAETKNVALEKVEELEEHVSHLTEKLLDLENENMMRVAELEKQLLQREKELESIKETYENTSHQVHTLRRLIKEKEEAFQRRCHLEPSARGLESVGSEALARLGPAELSEGAPRSDLDLLAPAPPPEEALPLPPPPAPPLPPPPPPLPDKCPPAPPLPGAAPSVVLTVGLSAIRIKKPIKTKFRLPVFNWTALKPNQISGTVFSELDDEKILEDLDLDKFEELFKTKAQGPALDLICSKNKTAQKAASKVTLLEANRAKNLAITLRKAGRSAEEICRAIHTFDLQTLPVDFVECLMRFLPTEAEVKLLRQYERERQPLEELAAEDRFMLLFSKVERLTQRMAGMAFLGNFQDNLQMLTPQLNAIIAASASVKSSQKLKQMLEIILALGNYMNSSKRGAVYGFKLQSLDLLLDTKSTDRKMTLLHFIALTVKEKYPDLANFWHELHFVEKAAAVSLENVLLDVKELGRGMELIRRECSIHDNSVLRNFLSTNEGKLDKLQRDAKTAEEAYNAVVRYFGESPKTTPPSVFFPVFVRFIRSYKEAEQENEARKKQEEVMREKQLAQEAKKLDAKTPSQRNKWQQQELIAELRRRQAKEHRPVYEGKDGTIEDIITVLKSVPFTARTAKRGSRFFCDAAHHDESNC from the exons AGCTCCATGAACCTGCCTCCTGACAAGGCCCGGCTTCTGCGGCAGTATGACAATGAGAAGAAGTGGGACCTGATCTGTGACCAG GAACGATTCCAGGTGAAGAACCCTCCCCACACTTACATCCAGAAACTTCAGAGCTTCTTGGACCCCAGCGTAACTCGGAAG AAGTTCAGGAGGAGAGTGCAGGAGTCAACCAAAGTACTGAGGGAGCTGGAGATCTCGCTTCGTACCAACCACATTGG GTGGGTGCGGGAGTTTCTGAATGATGAAAACAAAGGCCTTGATGTGTTGGTGGATTACCTGTCCTTTGCCCAATGTTCTGTCAT GTACAGCACGCTTCCTGGGCGCAGGGCTCTGAAGAACTCGCGGCTGGTGAGCCAGAAGGATGATGTCCACGTCTGCATCCTTTGTCTCAGAGCCATCATGAACTATCAG TACGGATTCAACCTGGTCATGTCCCACCCCCACGCTGTCAACGAGATTGCTCTCAGTCTCAACAACAAGAATCCAAG gACCAAAGCCCTTGTCTTAGAGCTCCTGGCAGCTGTGTGTTTGGTGCGGGGTGGTCACGAAATCATTCTGGCTGCCTTTGACAATTTCAAAGAG GTTTGCAAGGAGCTGCACCGCTTTGAGAAGCTGATGGAGTATTTCCGGAACGAGGACAGCAATATCGACTTCATG GTGGCCTGCATGCAGTTTATCAACATTGTGGTGCACTCGGTGGAGGATATGAACTTCCGGGTCCACCTGCAGTACGAGTTCACTaagctggggctggaggactTCTTGCAG AAGTCAAGGCACACAGAGAGCGAGAAGCTGCAGGTGCAGATCCAGGCGTACCTGGACAACGTGTTTGACGTAGGGGGTTTGTTGGAGGATGCTGAGACCAAAAATGTGGCGCTGGAGAAGGTGGAAGAACTGGAGGAGCACGTGTCCCAC CTCACGGAGAAGCTTCTGGACCTCGAGAACGAGAACATGATGCGGGTGGCAGAGCTAGAGAAGCAGCTGCTGCAGCGGGAAAAGGAACTAGAGAGCATCAAG GAGACTTATGAGAACACCAGCCACCAGGTGCACACCTTGCGGAGGCTCattaaagagaaggaagaggcctTCCAGCGCCGATGCCACTTGGAGCCTAGTGCCCGGGGCCTGGAGTCTGTGGGCAGTGAGGCCCTGGCCCGGCTGGGCCCTGCAGAGCTGAGCGAGGGCGCGCCGCGCTCGGACCTGGACCTCCTGGCGCCAGCCCCGCCCCCGGAGGaggccctccctctgcctccGCCGCCCGCTCCTCCCttgcccccgccccctcccccgtTACCAG ACAAgtgtcccccagccccacctctcccTGGCGCTGCTCCCTCTGTGGTGTTGACAGTAGGCCTGTCAG CCATTCGCATCAAGAAGCCTATCAAGACCAAGTTCCGGCTGCCTGTCTTCAACTGGACGGCGCTGAAGCCCAACCAGATCAGCGGCACTGTCTTCAGTGAACTTGATGATGAGAAGATCTTGGAG GACCTGGACCTGGACAAATTTGAAGAACTGTTCAAGACGAaagcccagggccctgcccttGACCTCATCTGCTCCAAGAACAAGACAGCGCAAAAGGCCGCCAGCAAGGTGACCCTGTTGGAAGCCAATCGTGCCAAGAACCTGGCCATCACCCTACGCAAGGCTGGCCGCTCCGCTGAGGAGATCTGCAGGGCTATCCACAC GTTCGACCTCCAGACACTACCAGTGGACTTTGTGGAGTGCCTGATGCGCTTCCTGCCCACAGAGGCAGAGGTGAAGCTGCTGCGGCAATATGAGCGGGAGCGGCAGCCCCTGGAGGAGCTGGCAGCCGAGGACCGTTTCATGCTGCTCTTCAGCAAGGTGGAGCGGCTGACCCAGCGAATGGCTGGCATGGCTTTCCTGGGCAACTTCCAGGACAACCTGCAGATGCTCACGCCG CAACTCAATGCCATCAttgcagcctctgcctctgtcaaGTCGTCACAGAAGCTGAAGCAGATGTTAGAG ATCATACTTGCGCTGGGGAACTACATGAACAGCAGCAAGCGGGGAGCTGTATACGGCTTCAAGCTCCAGAGCCTGGATCTG CTGCTGGACACCAAGTCCACTGACAGGAAGATGACACTGCTGCATTTCATTGCCTTGACGGTGAAGGAGAAATACCCAGACCTGGCGAACTTCTGGCATGAGCTGCACTTTGTGGAGAAGGCTGCAGCAG TGTCCCTGGAGAACGTGCTGCTAGATGTGAAAGAGCTGGGCCGGGGCATGGAGCTGATTCGACGGGAGTGCAGCATACATGACAACAGTGTCCTTCGGAACTTCCTCAGCACCAATGAAGGCAAACTGGACAAGCTCCAGCGCGATGCCAAGACGGCTGAG GAGGCCTACAACGCAGTTGTGCGCTACTTCGGTGAGAGCCCCAAGACCACGCCTCCTTCTGTATTCTTCCCAGTATTTGTCCGATTCATTCGTTCTTACAAG GAAGCAGAACAGGAGAATGAAGCCCGCAAGAAGCAGGAGGAAGTAATGCGGGAGAAGCAGCTGGCTCAGGAAGCCAAGAAACTGGATGCCAAG ACCCCATCCCAGCGGAACAAGTGGCAACAGCAGGAGCTAATTGCAGAGTTGAGGCGGCGCCAGGCCAAGGAGCACAGGCCTGTGTACGAGGGGAAGGATGGTACCATTGAGGACATCATCACAG TGCTGAAGAGTGTCCCTTTCACGGCCCGCACTGCCAAGCGGGGCTCACGCTTCTTCTGCGATGCAGCCCACCATGATGAGTCAAACTGTTAA
- the FMNL3 gene encoding formin-like protein 3 isoform X7: MGNLESAEGGAGEPPSVSLLPPPGKMPMPEPCELEERFALVLSSMNLPPDKARLLRQYDNEKKWDLICDQERFQVKNPPHTYIQKLQSFLDPSVTRKKFRRRVQESTKVLRELEISLRTNHIGWVREFLNDENKGLDVLVDYLSFAQCSVMYSTLPGRRALKNSRLVSQKDDVHVCILCLRAIMNYQYGFNLVMSHPHAVNEIALSLNNKNPRTKALVLELLAAVCLVRGGHEIILAAFDNFKEVCKELHRFEKLMEYFRNEDSNIDFMVACMQFINIVVHSVEDMNFRVHLQYEFTKLGLEDFLQSRHTESEKLQVQIQAYLDNVFDVGGLLEDAETKNVALEKVEELEEHVSHLTEKLLDLENENMMRVAELEKQLLQREKELESIKETYENTSHQVHTLRRLIKEKEEAFQRRCHLEPSARGLESVGSEALARLGPAELSEGAPRSDLDLLAPAPPPEEALPLPPPPAPPLPPPPPPLPDKCPPAPPLPGAAPSVVLTVGLSAIRIKKPIKTKFRLPVFNWTALKPNQISGTVFSELDDEKILEDLDLDKFEELFKTKAQGPALDLICSKNKTAQKAASKVTLLEANRAKNLAITLRKAGRSAEEICRAIHTFDLQTLPVDFVECLMRFLPTEAEVKLLRQYERERQPLEELAAEDRFMLLFSKVERLTQRMAGMAFLGNFQDNLQMLTPQLNAIIAASASVKSSQKLKQMLEIILALGNYMNSSKRGAVYGFKLQSLDLLLDTKSTDRKMTLLHFIALTVKEKYPDLANFWHELHFVEKAAAVSLENVLLDVKELGRGMELIRRECSIHDNSVLRNFLSTNEGKLDKLQRDAKTAEEAYNAVVRYFGESPKTTPPSVFFPVFVRFIRSYKEAEQENEARKKQEEVMREKQLAQEAKKLDAKTPSQRNKWQQQELIAELRRRQAKEHRPVYEGKDGTIEDIITGLHCQPIVVRHQARSATPPSGPPRAPGPH, from the exons AGCTCCATGAACCTGCCTCCTGACAAGGCCCGGCTTCTGCGGCAGTATGACAATGAGAAGAAGTGGGACCTGATCTGTGACCAG GAACGATTCCAGGTGAAGAACCCTCCCCACACTTACATCCAGAAACTTCAGAGCTTCTTGGACCCCAGCGTAACTCGGAAG AAGTTCAGGAGGAGAGTGCAGGAGTCAACCAAAGTACTGAGGGAGCTGGAGATCTCGCTTCGTACCAACCACATTGG GTGGGTGCGGGAGTTTCTGAATGATGAAAACAAAGGCCTTGATGTGTTGGTGGATTACCTGTCCTTTGCCCAATGTTCTGTCAT GTACAGCACGCTTCCTGGGCGCAGGGCTCTGAAGAACTCGCGGCTGGTGAGCCAGAAGGATGATGTCCACGTCTGCATCCTTTGTCTCAGAGCCATCATGAACTATCAG TACGGATTCAACCTGGTCATGTCCCACCCCCACGCTGTCAACGAGATTGCTCTCAGTCTCAACAACAAGAATCCAAG gACCAAAGCCCTTGTCTTAGAGCTCCTGGCAGCTGTGTGTTTGGTGCGGGGTGGTCACGAAATCATTCTGGCTGCCTTTGACAATTTCAAAGAG GTTTGCAAGGAGCTGCACCGCTTTGAGAAGCTGATGGAGTATTTCCGGAACGAGGACAGCAATATCGACTTCATG GTGGCCTGCATGCAGTTTATCAACATTGTGGTGCACTCGGTGGAGGATATGAACTTCCGGGTCCACCTGCAGTACGAGTTCACTaagctggggctggaggactTCTTGCAG TCAAGGCACACAGAGAGCGAGAAGCTGCAGGTGCAGATCCAGGCGTACCTGGACAACGTGTTTGACGTAGGGGGTTTGTTGGAGGATGCTGAGACCAAAAATGTGGCGCTGGAGAAGGTGGAAGAACTGGAGGAGCACGTGTCCCAC CTCACGGAGAAGCTTCTGGACCTCGAGAACGAGAACATGATGCGGGTGGCAGAGCTAGAGAAGCAGCTGCTGCAGCGGGAAAAGGAACTAGAGAGCATCAAG GAGACTTATGAGAACACCAGCCACCAGGTGCACACCTTGCGGAGGCTCattaaagagaaggaagaggcctTCCAGCGCCGATGCCACTTGGAGCCTAGTGCCCGGGGCCTGGAGTCTGTGGGCAGTGAGGCCCTGGCCCGGCTGGGCCCTGCAGAGCTGAGCGAGGGCGCGCCGCGCTCGGACCTGGACCTCCTGGCGCCAGCCCCGCCCCCGGAGGaggccctccctctgcctccGCCGCCCGCTCCTCCCttgcccccgccccctcccccgtTACCAG ACAAgtgtcccccagccccacctctcccTGGCGCTGCTCCCTCTGTGGTGTTGACAGTAGGCCTGTCAG CCATTCGCATCAAGAAGCCTATCAAGACCAAGTTCCGGCTGCCTGTCTTCAACTGGACGGCGCTGAAGCCCAACCAGATCAGCGGCACTGTCTTCAGTGAACTTGATGATGAGAAGATCTTGGAG GACCTGGACCTGGACAAATTTGAAGAACTGTTCAAGACGAaagcccagggccctgcccttGACCTCATCTGCTCCAAGAACAAGACAGCGCAAAAGGCCGCCAGCAAGGTGACCCTGTTGGAAGCCAATCGTGCCAAGAACCTGGCCATCACCCTACGCAAGGCTGGCCGCTCCGCTGAGGAGATCTGCAGGGCTATCCACAC GTTCGACCTCCAGACACTACCAGTGGACTTTGTGGAGTGCCTGATGCGCTTCCTGCCCACAGAGGCAGAGGTGAAGCTGCTGCGGCAATATGAGCGGGAGCGGCAGCCCCTGGAGGAGCTGGCAGCCGAGGACCGTTTCATGCTGCTCTTCAGCAAGGTGGAGCGGCTGACCCAGCGAATGGCTGGCATGGCTTTCCTGGGCAACTTCCAGGACAACCTGCAGATGCTCACGCCG CAACTCAATGCCATCAttgcagcctctgcctctgtcaaGTCGTCACAGAAGCTGAAGCAGATGTTAGAG ATCATACTTGCGCTGGGGAACTACATGAACAGCAGCAAGCGGGGAGCTGTATACGGCTTCAAGCTCCAGAGCCTGGATCTG CTGCTGGACACCAAGTCCACTGACAGGAAGATGACACTGCTGCATTTCATTGCCTTGACGGTGAAGGAGAAATACCCAGACCTGGCGAACTTCTGGCATGAGCTGCACTTTGTGGAGAAGGCTGCAGCAG TGTCCCTGGAGAACGTGCTGCTAGATGTGAAAGAGCTGGGCCGGGGCATGGAGCTGATTCGACGGGAGTGCAGCATACATGACAACAGTGTCCTTCGGAACTTCCTCAGCACCAATGAAGGCAAACTGGACAAGCTCCAGCGCGATGCCAAGACGGCTGAG GAGGCCTACAACGCAGTTGTGCGCTACTTCGGTGAGAGCCCCAAGACCACGCCTCCTTCTGTATTCTTCCCAGTATTTGTCCGATTCATTCGTTCTTACAAG GAAGCAGAACAGGAGAATGAAGCCCGCAAGAAGCAGGAGGAAGTAATGCGGGAGAAGCAGCTGGCTCAGGAAGCCAAGAAACTGGATGCCAAG ACCCCATCCCAGCGGAACAAGTGGCAACAGCAGGAGCTAATTGCAGAGTTGAGGCGGCGCCAGGCCAAGGAGCACAGGCCTGTGTACGAGGGGAAGGATGGTACCATTGAGGACATCATCACAG GCCTCCACTGCCAGCCCATTGTCGTTCGCCACCAAGCCAGGAGTGCCACACCACCCAGTGGCCCCCCCCGGGCTCCAGGCCCCCACTGA
- the FMNL3 gene encoding formin-like protein 3 isoform X5: MGNLESAEGGAGEPPSVSLLPPPGKMPMPEPCELEERFALVLSSMNLPPDKARLLRQYDNEKKWDLICDQERFQVKNPPHTYIQKLQSFLDPSVTRKKFRRRVQESTKVLRELEISLRTNHIGWVREFLNDENKGLDVLVDYLSFAQCSVMYSTLPGRRALKNSRLVSQKDDVHVCILCLRAIMNYQYGFNLVMSHPHAVNEIALSLNNKNPRTKALVLELLAAVCLVRGGHEIILAAFDNFKEVCKELHRFEKLMEYFRNEDSNIDFMVACMQFINIVVHSVEDMNFRVHLQYEFTKLGLEDFLQSRHTESEKLQVQIQAYLDNVFDVGGLLEDAETKNVALEKVEELEEHVSHLTEKLLDLENENMMRVAELEKQLLQREKELESIKETYENTSHQVHTLRRLIKEKEEAFQRRCHLEPSARGLESVGSEALARLGPAELSEGAPRSDLDLLAPAPPPEEALPLPPPPAPPLPPPPPPLPDKCPPAPPLPGAAPSVVLTVGLSAIRIKKPIKTKFRLPVFNWTALKPNQISGTVFSELDDEKILEDLDLDKFEELFKTKAQGPALDLICSKNKTAQKAASKVTLLEANRAKNLAITLRKAGRSAEEICRAIHTFDLQTLPVDFVECLMRFLPTEAEVKLLRQYERERQPLEELAAEDRFMLLFSKVERLTQRMAGMAFLGNFQDNLQMLTPQLNAIIAASASVKSSQKLKQMLEIILALGNYMNSSKRGAVYGFKLQSLDLLLDTKSTDRKMTLLHFIALTVKEKYPDLANFWHELHFVEKAAAVSLENVLLDVKELGRGMELIRRECSIHDNSVLRNFLSTNEGKLDKLQRDAKTAEEAYNAVVRYFGESPKTTPPSVFFPVFVRFIRSYKEAEQENEARKKQEEVMREKQLAQEAKKLDAKTPSQRNKWQQQELIAELRRRQAKEHRPVYEGKDGTIEDIITVLKSVPFTARTAKRGSRFFCDAAHHDESNC, from the exons AGCTCCATGAACCTGCCTCCTGACAAGGCCCGGCTTCTGCGGCAGTATGACAATGAGAAGAAGTGGGACCTGATCTGTGACCAG GAACGATTCCAGGTGAAGAACCCTCCCCACACTTACATCCAGAAACTTCAGAGCTTCTTGGACCCCAGCGTAACTCGGAAG AAGTTCAGGAGGAGAGTGCAGGAGTCAACCAAAGTACTGAGGGAGCTGGAGATCTCGCTTCGTACCAACCACATTGG GTGGGTGCGGGAGTTTCTGAATGATGAAAACAAAGGCCTTGATGTGTTGGTGGATTACCTGTCCTTTGCCCAATGTTCTGTCAT GTACAGCACGCTTCCTGGGCGCAGGGCTCTGAAGAACTCGCGGCTGGTGAGCCAGAAGGATGATGTCCACGTCTGCATCCTTTGTCTCAGAGCCATCATGAACTATCAG TACGGATTCAACCTGGTCATGTCCCACCCCCACGCTGTCAACGAGATTGCTCTCAGTCTCAACAACAAGAATCCAAG gACCAAAGCCCTTGTCTTAGAGCTCCTGGCAGCTGTGTGTTTGGTGCGGGGTGGTCACGAAATCATTCTGGCTGCCTTTGACAATTTCAAAGAG GTTTGCAAGGAGCTGCACCGCTTTGAGAAGCTGATGGAGTATTTCCGGAACGAGGACAGCAATATCGACTTCATG GTGGCCTGCATGCAGTTTATCAACATTGTGGTGCACTCGGTGGAGGATATGAACTTCCGGGTCCACCTGCAGTACGAGTTCACTaagctggggctggaggactTCTTGCAG TCAAGGCACACAGAGAGCGAGAAGCTGCAGGTGCAGATCCAGGCGTACCTGGACAACGTGTTTGACGTAGGGGGTTTGTTGGAGGATGCTGAGACCAAAAATGTGGCGCTGGAGAAGGTGGAAGAACTGGAGGAGCACGTGTCCCAC CTCACGGAGAAGCTTCTGGACCTCGAGAACGAGAACATGATGCGGGTGGCAGAGCTAGAGAAGCAGCTGCTGCAGCGGGAAAAGGAACTAGAGAGCATCAAG GAGACTTATGAGAACACCAGCCACCAGGTGCACACCTTGCGGAGGCTCattaaagagaaggaagaggcctTCCAGCGCCGATGCCACTTGGAGCCTAGTGCCCGGGGCCTGGAGTCTGTGGGCAGTGAGGCCCTGGCCCGGCTGGGCCCTGCAGAGCTGAGCGAGGGCGCGCCGCGCTCGGACCTGGACCTCCTGGCGCCAGCCCCGCCCCCGGAGGaggccctccctctgcctccGCCGCCCGCTCCTCCCttgcccccgccccctcccccgtTACCAG ACAAgtgtcccccagccccacctctcccTGGCGCTGCTCCCTCTGTGGTGTTGACAGTAGGCCTGTCAG CCATTCGCATCAAGAAGCCTATCAAGACCAAGTTCCGGCTGCCTGTCTTCAACTGGACGGCGCTGAAGCCCAACCAGATCAGCGGCACTGTCTTCAGTGAACTTGATGATGAGAAGATCTTGGAG GACCTGGACCTGGACAAATTTGAAGAACTGTTCAAGACGAaagcccagggccctgcccttGACCTCATCTGCTCCAAGAACAAGACAGCGCAAAAGGCCGCCAGCAAGGTGACCCTGTTGGAAGCCAATCGTGCCAAGAACCTGGCCATCACCCTACGCAAGGCTGGCCGCTCCGCTGAGGAGATCTGCAGGGCTATCCACAC GTTCGACCTCCAGACACTACCAGTGGACTTTGTGGAGTGCCTGATGCGCTTCCTGCCCACAGAGGCAGAGGTGAAGCTGCTGCGGCAATATGAGCGGGAGCGGCAGCCCCTGGAGGAGCTGGCAGCCGAGGACCGTTTCATGCTGCTCTTCAGCAAGGTGGAGCGGCTGACCCAGCGAATGGCTGGCATGGCTTTCCTGGGCAACTTCCAGGACAACCTGCAGATGCTCACGCCG CAACTCAATGCCATCAttgcagcctctgcctctgtcaaGTCGTCACAGAAGCTGAAGCAGATGTTAGAG ATCATACTTGCGCTGGGGAACTACATGAACAGCAGCAAGCGGGGAGCTGTATACGGCTTCAAGCTCCAGAGCCTGGATCTG CTGCTGGACACCAAGTCCACTGACAGGAAGATGACACTGCTGCATTTCATTGCCTTGACGGTGAAGGAGAAATACCCAGACCTGGCGAACTTCTGGCATGAGCTGCACTTTGTGGAGAAGGCTGCAGCAG TGTCCCTGGAGAACGTGCTGCTAGATGTGAAAGAGCTGGGCCGGGGCATGGAGCTGATTCGACGGGAGTGCAGCATACATGACAACAGTGTCCTTCGGAACTTCCTCAGCACCAATGAAGGCAAACTGGACAAGCTCCAGCGCGATGCCAAGACGGCTGAG GAGGCCTACAACGCAGTTGTGCGCTACTTCGGTGAGAGCCCCAAGACCACGCCTCCTTCTGTATTCTTCCCAGTATTTGTCCGATTCATTCGTTCTTACAAG GAAGCAGAACAGGAGAATGAAGCCCGCAAGAAGCAGGAGGAAGTAATGCGGGAGAAGCAGCTGGCTCAGGAAGCCAAGAAACTGGATGCCAAG ACCCCATCCCAGCGGAACAAGTGGCAACAGCAGGAGCTAATTGCAGAGTTGAGGCGGCGCCAGGCCAAGGAGCACAGGCCTGTGTACGAGGGGAAGGATGGTACCATTGAGGACATCATCACAG TGCTGAAGAGTGTCCCTTTCACGGCCCGCACTGCCAAGCGGGGCTCACGCTTCTTCTGCGATGCAGCCCACCATGATGAGTCAAACTGTTAA